Proteins encoded by one window of Amaranthus tricolor cultivar Red isolate AtriRed21 chromosome 4, ASM2621246v1, whole genome shotgun sequence:
- the LOC130811411 gene encoding jacalin-related lectin 3 isoform X1, producing MDSEKKPISVGPWGGQSGSNWDDGVYTTVRRMLITHGAGIDSIHIEYDKQGSSVWSEKRGGSGGYKTDEVKLAYPDEFLTSVHGYYGPLYPGGPVCVRSLTFVSNEKAHGPFGVELGTFFCFPKIGEKIVGFYGRCGWFLDAIGAYLKPVEQSNVPKTMVYSQNCLANGVEKSGYSVIHGSLGKDYDIVLAIKQRDNFTNVPAPPKIREIDTNTSPLTFSRQSSRSDCSDMEGKEKMFAHPPLAEQKPTGFVTHGPWGGSGGTTFDDGIYTGIRQIILSRNVGIVYMKVLYEQNGEVVWGSRNGGTGGFKRDKIVFDYPYEILTHITGFCGSTMISSTIIKSLTFHTTKGKYGPYGEEHGVPFTSNIKEGMIVGFHGRKGLFLDAIGVHVKEGKVTPQVRPLLPLEDKNISNSDTEGDPLWPSKQIIDRGASIEEATYKIVKEPAPCGPGPWGGDGGKPWDDGVYTGIKQIYLTKSEVICSIQIEYDRHGQSVWSVKHGGNTGTKTHRIKLEYPHEMLTCISGYYASVKDDNCKVIKSLTFYTSRGKYGPFGEEVGTYFTSTTTEGKVVGFHGRSGSYLDAIGVHMQHWIGSYKQAKPSLFKVFG from the exons ATG GATAGTGAGAAGAAGCCAATTTCTGTTGGGCCATGGGGTGGTCAAAGTGGATCTAATTGGGATGATGGAGTGTACACAACTGTGAGGCGAATGCTAATAACTCATGGAGCTGGTATTGACTCCATTCACATTGAATATGACAAGCAAGGATCTTCAGTGTGGTCAGAAAAACGTGGTGGATCTGGAGGATATAAAACAGATGAG GTCAAACTTGCATATCCAGATGAGTTTCTGACTTCTGTCCACGGTTACTATGGTCCCTTATATCCTGGTGGGCCTGTGTGTGTTCGATCGCTGACGTTTGTCAGCAATGAAAAAGCCCATGGGCCGTTTGGCGTCGAGCTTGGAACATTCTTCTGCTTCCCGAAGATTGGAGAGAAAATTGTTGGTTTCTATGGTAGATGTGGTTGGTTCCTAGATGCGATTGGAGCATATTTAAAGCCCGTGGAACAATCAAATGTGCCTAAAACAATGGTTTATTCACAAAATTGTCTTGCTAACGGGGTTGAGAAATCTGGTTACTCGGTAATACATGGAAGTTTAGGGAAAGATTATGACATTGTGCTTGCTATAAAGCAGAGGGATAATTTTACCAATGTTCCTGCTCCGCCAAAGATAAGGGAGATTGACACAAATACTTCACCATTAACATTCTCTAGACAAAGTTCACGTTCAGATTGCTCCGATATGGAAGGTAAAGAAAAG ATGTTTGCTCATCCTCCCCTTGCCGAGCAAAAACCCACTGGCTTTGTGACTCATGGACCCTGGGGTGGCAGCGGAGGAACTACCTTTGATGATGGAATATACACAGGCATCAGGCAAATTATCTTATCACGAAATGTTGGTATTGTCTATATGAAAGTGTTGTATGAACAGAATGGGGAAGTTGTATGGGGAAGCAGAAATGGAGGGACTGGTGGATTTAAAAGAGACAAG ATTGTGTTTGATTATCCTTACGAAATCTTGACACATATAACGGGATTTTGTGGCTCGACGATGATCAGTTCTACAATCATTAAATCACTCACATTCCATACCACAAAGGGAAAATATGGACCATATGGTGAAGAGCATGGTGTGCCCTTCACCTCCAACATAAAGGAAGGGATGATTGTAGGCTTTCATGGGAGAAAAGGACTTTTTCTAGATGCCATTGGGGTTCATGTTAAAGAGGGTAAAGTAACCCCACAAGTGCGCCCTCTTTTGCCTTTGGAAGACAAAAATATTAGCAATTCTGATACTGAAGGAGATCCTTTGTGGCCTAGCAAACAAATTATTGATAGAGGAGCATCAATTGAAGAG GCCACTTACAAGATTGTTAAAGAGCCCGCTCCTTGTGGACCTGGACCCTGGGGTGGTGACGGAGGGAAACCATGGGATGATGGAGTTTACACTGGAATCAAACAGATTTATTTGACAAAATCCGAAGTAATATGTTCAATACAAATTGAATATGATCGGCATGGACAGTCAGTTTGGTCTGTGAAACATGGCGGCAACACTGGCACCAAAACACACAGG ATAAAACTGGAGTATCCACATGAAATGCTTACATGTATATCAGGTTATTATGCTTCAGTTAAGGATGATAACTGCAAAGTGATCAAATCATTAACGTTTTATACTAGCCGAGGAAAGTACGGTCCATTTGGTGAGGAAGTAGGAACGTACTTCACATCAACAACTACTGAAGGAAAGGTGGTTGGGTTCCATGGAAGAAGTGGCTCATACTTGGATGCCATTGGAGTTCATATGCAGCACTGGATAGGAAGCTACAAACAGGCAAAACCTTCGTTGTTCAAAGTCTTCGGTTAA
- the LOC130811411 gene encoding jacalin-related lectin 3 isoform X2, with product MDSEKKPISVGPWGGQSGSNWDDGVYTTVRRMLITHGAGIDSIHIEYDKQGSSVWSEKRGGSGGYKTDEVKLAYPDEFLTSVHGYYGPLYPGGPVCVRSLTFVSNEKAHGPFGVELGTFFCFPKIGEKIVGFYGRCGWFLDAIGAYLKPVEQSNVPKTMVYSQNCLANGVEKSGYSVIHGSLGKDYDIVLAIKQRDNFTNVPAPPKIREIDTNTSPLTFSRQSSRSDCSDMEGKEKMFAHPPLAEQKPTGFVTHGPWGGSGGTTFDDGIYTGIRQIILSRNVGIVYMKVLYEQNGEVVWGSRNGGTGGFKRDKIVFDYPYEILTHITGFCGSTMISSTIIKSLTFHTTKGKYGPYGEEHGVPFTSNIKEGMIVGFHGRKGLFLDAIGVHVKEGKVTPQVRPLLPLEDKNISNSDTEGDPLWPSKQIIDRGASIEEATYKIVKEPAPCGPGPWGGDGGKPWDDGVYTGIKQIYLTKSEVICSIQIEYDRHGQSVWSVKHGGNTGTKTHRVIMLQLRMITAK from the exons ATG GATAGTGAGAAGAAGCCAATTTCTGTTGGGCCATGGGGTGGTCAAAGTGGATCTAATTGGGATGATGGAGTGTACACAACTGTGAGGCGAATGCTAATAACTCATGGAGCTGGTATTGACTCCATTCACATTGAATATGACAAGCAAGGATCTTCAGTGTGGTCAGAAAAACGTGGTGGATCTGGAGGATATAAAACAGATGAG GTCAAACTTGCATATCCAGATGAGTTTCTGACTTCTGTCCACGGTTACTATGGTCCCTTATATCCTGGTGGGCCTGTGTGTGTTCGATCGCTGACGTTTGTCAGCAATGAAAAAGCCCATGGGCCGTTTGGCGTCGAGCTTGGAACATTCTTCTGCTTCCCGAAGATTGGAGAGAAAATTGTTGGTTTCTATGGTAGATGTGGTTGGTTCCTAGATGCGATTGGAGCATATTTAAAGCCCGTGGAACAATCAAATGTGCCTAAAACAATGGTTTATTCACAAAATTGTCTTGCTAACGGGGTTGAGAAATCTGGTTACTCGGTAATACATGGAAGTTTAGGGAAAGATTATGACATTGTGCTTGCTATAAAGCAGAGGGATAATTTTACCAATGTTCCTGCTCCGCCAAAGATAAGGGAGATTGACACAAATACTTCACCATTAACATTCTCTAGACAAAGTTCACGTTCAGATTGCTCCGATATGGAAGGTAAAGAAAAG ATGTTTGCTCATCCTCCCCTTGCCGAGCAAAAACCCACTGGCTTTGTGACTCATGGACCCTGGGGTGGCAGCGGAGGAACTACCTTTGATGATGGAATATACACAGGCATCAGGCAAATTATCTTATCACGAAATGTTGGTATTGTCTATATGAAAGTGTTGTATGAACAGAATGGGGAAGTTGTATGGGGAAGCAGAAATGGAGGGACTGGTGGATTTAAAAGAGACAAG ATTGTGTTTGATTATCCTTACGAAATCTTGACACATATAACGGGATTTTGTGGCTCGACGATGATCAGTTCTACAATCATTAAATCACTCACATTCCATACCACAAAGGGAAAATATGGACCATATGGTGAAGAGCATGGTGTGCCCTTCACCTCCAACATAAAGGAAGGGATGATTGTAGGCTTTCATGGGAGAAAAGGACTTTTTCTAGATGCCATTGGGGTTCATGTTAAAGAGGGTAAAGTAACCCCACAAGTGCGCCCTCTTTTGCCTTTGGAAGACAAAAATATTAGCAATTCTGATACTGAAGGAGATCCTTTGTGGCCTAGCAAACAAATTATTGATAGAGGAGCATCAATTGAAGAG GCCACTTACAAGATTGTTAAAGAGCCCGCTCCTTGTGGACCTGGACCCTGGGGTGGTGACGGAGGGAAACCATGGGATGATGGAGTTTACACTGGAATCAAACAGATTTATTTGACAAAATCCGAAGTAATATGTTCAATACAAATTGAATATGATCGGCATGGACAGTCAGTTTGGTCTGTGAAACATGGCGGCAACACTGGCACCAAAACACACAGG GTTATTATGCTTCAGTTAAGGATGATAACTGCAAAGTGA